A single Lolium perenne isolate Kyuss_39 chromosome 6, Kyuss_2.0, whole genome shotgun sequence DNA region contains:
- the LOC127310078 gene encoding uncharacterized protein, which yields MTENCPKRFPRAVRKGPDALFNNEYATDGSNLLTPEIIDAAAEYIRIICKSTKKNQRSKTVYENEDGAVARADFLKPILDRGWLCGTVIECYLAELRLKLKDRTICPAWRANSIVENRPRRQRWKKKNLDTTDIAEISSCYERCELEYFGTNKAYFSVNISKCHWVTVVMHSDKKEFQVLDSLWRLEQSKDFVEKLREEILKDVEFANNEISTKKYPDVSKWEIKRYPIPMQSDTHSCGLFLLACMEHWDGDKLTAEFSQETINKNRNMTAAKIIMAESNMHEKAKKDVLDIAAKARA from the exons ATGACCGAGAACTGTCCTAAACGGTTTCCACGCGCAGTCAGAAAAG GTCCTGATGCTTTGTTCAACAACGAATATGCCACGGACGGATCAAATCTGCTGACACCGGAGATAATTGACGCGGCTGCCGAGTATATTCGGATAATATGCAAATctacaaaaaaaaaccaaagaagtAAGACTGTGTACGAGAATGAAGACGGGGCTGTGGCGAGGGCTGATTTTCTTAAACCTATCCTTGACCGTGGATGGCTGTGCGGCACT GTCATTGAGTGTTACTTGGCTGAGCTGAGATTAAAATTGAAGGATAGGACAATATGCCCTGCATGGAGGGCAAATTCTATAGTCGAAAATCGACCGAGAAGGCAGCgatggaaaaagaaaaaccttgaCACGACGGATATTGCAGAAATATCAAGTTGCTACGAAAGATGCGAGCTGGAATATTTTGGCACTAACAAG GCTTATTTCTCGGTTAACATTTCCAAATGCCACTGGGTCACCGTCGTCATGCACAGTGACAAGAAGGAATTTCAGGTGCTAGACTCGTTATGGCGCCTTGAGCAGAGCAAGGATTTTGTGGAAAAGCTG AGAGAAGAAATCTTGAAGGACGTCGAGTTTGCGAACAATGAGATATCAACAAAGAAGTATCCAGACGTTTCGAAATGGGAAATTAAAAGATACCCAATACCTATGCAAAGTGATAC GCACTCATGTGGACTGTTCCTGTTAGCATGTATGGAGCACTGGGATGGAGATAAACTAACGGCCGAATTTTCGCAG GAAACGATAAACAAGAACAGGAATATGACTGCCGCCAAAATTATAATGGCAGAATCAAACATGCACGAGAAGGCGAAGAAGGATGTCCTTGACATCGCGGCGAAAGCACGTGCGTAA